A DNA window from Actinokineospora baliensis contains the following coding sequences:
- a CDS encoding glycosyltransferase → MSVAFMTYVCLIVVPYLRHRRAAPGDPHRLEWHFFVPCRDEQAVIGATVRYLRGTFPHAHVWVIDDDSGDDTVGVVRALQGPRHGGDRLLHLVCRRLPNARTGKGAALNSAYRALKSWMGKHADTDRAVIIVVDADGRPAANCLSVCAADHLFGDPKVGAVQVDVRMSNRGTAPPEGSYWSRKFGQAMVRMQDLEFRSAIAAIQMSRGKTGTIAMGGNGQFTRLSALDSITHALGPWRGALLEDFELGVHLLTAGWKTGFTMDTHVDQEALYSLRRFLAQRTRWGQGTMQCGRYVRRIFDSTHLSTLGAAEMLYYLAQPWMQLLGTLIYPIPFLLLGARAATDFDAVWSWFTGGAWLLFLTYGAFGLLPFVIWGPIYRRRCEPGKGLLRSLGYGLAYAVYIYTFYITSWRAVTRLVRGQNGWSKTRRNEEARGGVVSLDH, encoded by the coding sequence ATGAGCGTCGCGTTCATGACCTACGTGTGCCTGATCGTGGTCCCGTACCTGCGGCACCGGCGCGCGGCCCCCGGTGACCCGCACCGGTTGGAGTGGCACTTCTTCGTCCCCTGCCGCGACGAGCAAGCCGTCATCGGGGCCACCGTGCGCTACCTGCGCGGCACCTTCCCGCACGCCCACGTCTGGGTGATCGACGACGACTCCGGCGACGACACCGTCGGCGTGGTGCGGGCGCTCCAAGGCCCCCGCCACGGCGGTGACCGGCTGCTGCACCTGGTCTGCCGCAGGCTGCCCAACGCCCGCACCGGCAAGGGCGCGGCCCTCAACTCCGCGTACCGGGCGCTCAAGAGCTGGATGGGCAAGCACGCCGACACCGACCGCGCCGTCATCATCGTGGTGGACGCCGACGGCCGCCCCGCCGCCAACTGCCTGTCCGTCTGCGCCGCCGACCACCTCTTCGGCGACCCGAAGGTGGGGGCCGTCCAGGTCGACGTCCGGATGAGCAACCGGGGAACCGCCCCGCCGGAGGGGTCCTACTGGTCCCGCAAGTTCGGCCAGGCCATGGTGCGCATGCAGGACCTGGAGTTCCGCAGCGCCATCGCCGCCATCCAGATGTCGCGCGGCAAGACCGGCACCATCGCCATGGGCGGCAACGGCCAGTTCACCCGCCTGTCCGCGCTCGACTCGATCACCCACGCGCTGGGGCCGTGGCGGGGCGCGCTGCTCGAGGACTTCGAACTCGGGGTGCACCTGCTGACCGCGGGCTGGAAGACCGGGTTCACCATGGACACGCACGTGGACCAGGAAGCCCTCTACAGCCTGCGCCGGTTCCTGGCCCAACGCACCCGCTGGGGCCAGGGCACGATGCAGTGCGGCCGCTACGTCCGCCGGATCTTCGACTCCACCCACCTGTCCACGCTCGGCGCGGCGGAGATGCTCTACTACCTGGCGCAGCCCTGGATGCAGCTGCTGGGAACGCTGATCTACCCGATCCCGTTCCTGCTGCTCGGCGCGCGAGCCGCCACCGACTTCGACGCCGTGTGGTCGTGGTTCACCGGCGGCGCGTGGCTGCTGTTCCTGACCTACGGGGCGTTCGGCCTGCTGCCCTTCGTGATCTGGGGCCCGATCTACCGGCGGCGGTGCGAACCGGGCAAGGGCCTGCTGCGATCACTGGGGTACGGCCTGGCCTACGCCGTGTACATCTACACCTTCTACATCACGTCCTGGCGCGCGGTGACCCGCCTGGTCCGCGGCCAGAACGGCTGGAGCAAAACCCGCCGCAACGAAGAAGCCCGCGGCGGCGTCGTGTCCTTGGACCACTAA
- the xrtP gene encoding exosortase P — protein sequence MAQAHSLPVPRSTTKLIAVPLLALAVALVIGNRLYRTAEMALASGILRITTSSGVLLVPERQTVYFGLGSDTAFGLRMSPECTSAFLVLPLLVIAAVMIALRGRIAGRVLGALAVATAVVIAVNQLRVLTLVGLIDWLGTDQGYYWGHTFLGSMVSVIGGAAALVLFVWQATR from the coding sequence GTGGCGCAGGCCCACTCGCTGCCGGTGCCCCGATCCACGACCAAGCTCATCGCGGTGCCGCTGCTGGCGCTCGCGGTGGCGCTGGTGATCGGCAACCGGCTGTACCGGACCGCGGAGATGGCGCTGGCGAGCGGGATCCTGCGGATCACCACCTCGTCCGGGGTCCTCCTGGTCCCCGAGCGACAGACCGTCTACTTCGGACTCGGGTCCGACACCGCGTTCGGGCTGCGGATGAGTCCGGAGTGCACCTCGGCGTTCCTGGTGCTGCCGCTGCTGGTGATCGCGGCGGTGATGATCGCGTTGCGCGGTCGCATCGCGGGCCGGGTCCTCGGCGCGCTGGCCGTGGCGACCGCCGTGGTCATCGCGGTCAACCAGCTGCGCGTGCTGACCCTGGTCGGCCTGATCGACTGGCTCGGCACCGACCAGGGCTACTACTGGGGGCACACGTTCCTGGGCTCGATGGTCAGCGTGATCGGCGGCGCGGCCGCCCTCGTGCTGTTCGTCTGGCAGGCCACGCGGTGA
- a CDS encoding choice-of-anchor P family protein has product MYQRWLRRACATGVIAAVAVLAGATPAAAAPGDGSAYVASSELALLGQTTAKVGPLAPSSTEGVTSAQLASLDVDGVATAGLVTSAASRDDHTGVVHAEASLADVSVLLSELGDVGAINVACDATQAGVTGSTTLAGVELSVADVPVEPAPNTTIGVPGVATLVLNEQIRHADGSLTVNGIHLRLNALVGEGDLVLGSATCGVAAPPMPMASGAGLWAGLALLALVAVPVGVTAIRRRRVDTA; this is encoded by the coding sequence ATGTATCAGCGTTGGCTTCGCCGCGCCTGTGCCACGGGCGTGATCGCCGCGGTGGCGGTGTTGGCGGGCGCCACCCCGGCCGCCGCCGCCCCCGGCGACGGGTCCGCGTACGTGGCGAGCTCCGAGCTCGCGCTGCTCGGCCAGACCACGGCGAAGGTCGGTCCGCTGGCTCCCAGCAGCACCGAGGGCGTCACCTCCGCCCAGCTGGCGAGCCTGGACGTGGACGGCGTGGCGACCGCGGGGCTGGTGACCAGCGCTGCGAGCCGCGATGACCACACCGGTGTCGTGCACGCGGAGGCCAGCCTGGCCGACGTCTCCGTGCTGCTCTCCGAACTCGGCGACGTCGGGGCGATCAACGTCGCGTGCGATGCCACGCAGGCGGGCGTCACCGGTTCCACCACGCTGGCCGGGGTGGAGCTCAGCGTGGCGGACGTGCCGGTGGAGCCCGCTCCCAACACGACCATCGGCGTGCCGGGGGTCGCGACCCTGGTGCTCAACGAGCAGATCCGCCACGCCGACGGCAGCCTCACCGTCAACGGGATCCACCTGCGACTCAACGCGCTGGTCGGTGAAGGCGACCTCGTCCTGGGCAGCGCCACCTGCGGTGTCGCCGCCCCGCCGATGCCGATGGCCTCCGGCGCGGGGCTCTGGGCGGGCCTCGCCCTCCTCGCGCTGGTGGCTGTACCCGTTGGTGTCACGGCAATCCGGCGCCGTCGCGTCGACACGGCGTGA
- a CDS encoding LPXTG cell wall anchor domain-containing protein, with the protein MYRAPTGGAVGGSAGLAMTGADVGWWIALGVALLITGFLLLHVNRRRARRVAD; encoded by the coding sequence ATGTACCGAGCACCCACCGGAGGTGCCGTTGGCGGCAGCGCGGGTCTGGCGATGACCGGCGCCGACGTCGGCTGGTGGATCGCGCTTGGCGTCGCCCTGCTGATCACCGGCTTCCTGCTGCTGCACGTCAACCGCCGCCGCGCCAGACGCGTGGCGGACTGA
- a CDS encoding isochorismatase family protein, translating into MSDLGKSALIVVDVQNDFCEGGSLAVTGGAAVAAAISAHVASSNYDHVVATRDFHIDPGAHFSDSPDYVDSWPVHCVVDTSGASFHPALDVAPIEAVFSKGAYAAAYSGFEGVGPAEVSLADWLRERGVDRVDVVGIATDHCVRATAIDAATAGFATTVLLELTAGVAAATVEKALVGLRAANVTLVGTPTVG; encoded by the coding sequence ATGAGCGACTTGGGCAAGTCCGCGTTGATCGTCGTCGACGTGCAGAACGACTTCTGCGAGGGCGGGTCGCTGGCCGTGACCGGCGGCGCCGCGGTAGCCGCGGCGATCTCCGCGCACGTCGCGTCGTCGAACTACGACCACGTGGTCGCCACCCGGGACTTCCACATCGACCCGGGCGCGCACTTCAGCGATTCCCCGGACTACGTCGACAGCTGGCCGGTGCACTGCGTCGTCGACACGTCGGGTGCCTCGTTCCACCCCGCGCTGGATGTCGCGCCGATCGAGGCGGTGTTCTCCAAGGGCGCCTACGCCGCGGCCTACTCGGGGTTCGAGGGCGTAGGGCCCGCAGAGGTGTCGCTAGCCGATTGGCTCCGGGAGCGCGGGGTCGACCGGGTGGACGTCGTGGGGATCGCGACCGATCACTGCGTGCGCGCGACCGCCATCGACGCGGCGACGGCCGGGTTCGCCACCACCGTCCTGCTCGAGCTGACCGCCGGGGTCGCGGCGGCCACCGTCGAGAAAGCACTCGTGGGTTTGCGTGCCGCCAACGTCACCCTCGTCGGGACGCCGACGGTCGGCTGA